In Spinacia oleracea cultivar Varoflay chromosome 5, BTI_SOV_V1, whole genome shotgun sequence, a single window of DNA contains:
- the LOC130461406 gene encoding uncharacterized protein: MDMRDKVLLGHHFFDSKPVIVKPWSVEMDIEKEEVKSVPIWVQMQLNFKYWGEKSLFKIVHQFGKPIKRDAATVNRDKLQFARVLVDMPLTQDLPSHTDFMDEHGVLTKVALTFEWNPTTCGKCKKMGHRTDECRSGSKRVWVQKQVVVPSMEAPMRWIRKAFKEHLGQLE, translated from the coding sequence ATGGACATGAGGGATAAGGTTCTGCTTGGCCATCATTTTTTTGATAGCAAACCAGTTATTGTTAAACCTTGGAGTGTAGAGATGGATATTGAGAAAGAGGAAGTCAAATCTGTTCCAATATGGGTTCAAATGCAGTTGAACTTTAAATATTGGGGTGAGAAATCTTTGTTCAAGATTGTGCATCAGTTTGGGAAGCCTATTAAGAGGGATGCTGCAACAGTAAATAGGGATAAATTGCAATTTGCTAGAGTATTGGTGGATATGCCTCTTACACAGGACTTGCCTTCTCATACTGACTTCATGGATGAACATGGAGTTTTGACCAAAGTGGCACTCACTTTTGAGTGGAACCCTACCACTTGTGGCAAATGTAAGAAGATGGGACATAGAACTGATGAATGTAGGTCAGGTTCCAAGAGAGTTTGGGTACAGAAACAGGTGGTGGTGCCATCTATGGAAGCCCCAATGAGGTGGATCAGGAAGGCTTTCAAAGAGCACTTAGGCCAATTAGAGTGA